A stretch of Haloarcula marismortui ATCC 43049 DNA encodes these proteins:
- a CDS encoding NAD(P)/FAD-dependent oxidoreductase, which produces MTRTSKIAVIGGGMAGLAAAAGFDDAGFVVELYERQSYDSKRVNCGEAMTAVSKIPLEPTVENGFLNPLPAMEVEVYDGIDADRHRTGAGTFPAADTYITDRNVVEQSWAEQLSEKGVDIHENQSITRTDFHEFTDEYDLVVDATGQPSLSSKALGTTNEYSGYMVALNSDVEGDFTELYPNSRIILENYTGYSWAFPKTSQRANVGIGWTVSDRPSDYMKALREACKRNGWPVPSQERTNVAIIPEGPSLDPDRTYLPEHSVVRVGDAAGIANRLTGKGISQAVESGFLAAELANSGQLHNFPDSLYQRMKTEYIFATVVRYFLETRNPKVLGAAIRAAAGIDIEDVDRSPSTVLLRLLRHPVLFARIFSRRRVLNRVYGGMTNQWELIN; this is translated from the coding sequence ATGACACGAACGTCCAAAATTGCGGTAATAGGTGGAGGGATGGCCGGGCTTGCAGCAGCTGCTGGATTCGACGACGCTGGATTCGTCGTCGAACTATATGAGCGGCAGTCCTACGATAGCAAACGCGTTAATTGCGGAGAAGCGATGACAGCGGTATCGAAGATCCCACTCGAGCCGACTGTAGAGAACGGCTTTCTCAATCCGCTGCCAGCGATGGAAGTGGAGGTGTATGACGGAATCGACGCCGATCGCCACCGCACTGGAGCCGGCACCTTTCCTGCTGCGGATACATATATAACGGACCGAAATGTCGTTGAGCAGTCCTGGGCAGAACAACTCTCAGAGAAGGGTGTTGACATCCACGAAAACCAGTCTATCACACGGACAGATTTCCACGAGTTCACCGATGAGTATGATCTCGTCGTTGATGCAACCGGTCAGCCATCACTCTCTAGTAAAGCGCTCGGAACAACCAACGAGTATTCAGGATATATGGTAGCGCTTAACAGTGATGTCGAAGGGGACTTCACCGAGTTGTACCCGAACAGCCGGATAATTCTGGAGAACTATACAGGGTACTCGTGGGCATTCCCGAAGACATCGCAACGAGCCAACGTTGGTATCGGCTGGACGGTCAGTGACCGGCCTAGTGATTATATGAAGGCATTGAGGGAAGCCTGTAAGCGGAATGGGTGGCCAGTCCCGTCGCAGGAACGGACGAACGTCGCAATCATTCCCGAGGGACCCAGTCTCGATCCCGACAGAACCTATCTACCGGAGCATTCCGTCGTACGGGTTGGTGATGCTGCGGGGATCGCAAACCGACTCACTGGAAAAGGAATTTCACAGGCCGTTGAATCGGGATTCTTGGCCGCAGAGTTGGCTAACAGCGGCCAATTACACAATTTTCCTGACAGTTTATATCAGAGGATGAAAACGGAGTACATTTTCGCCACAGTTGTGAGATACTTTCTTGAAACTCGTAATCCCAAGGTTCTGGGAGCAGCAATTCGTGCCGCTGCCGGGATCGATATTGAAGACGTTGACCGGTCTCCGAGTACAGTTCTACTGCGTCTCCTCCGCCACCCTGTTTTGTTTGCCCGTATTTTCTCGAGACGACGAGTTTTAAACCGTGTCTATGGAGGAATGACTAACCAATGGGAGTTGATTAATTGA
- a CDS encoding DUF63 family protein: MSTVTRRVETVLPETGSREWWALYLLAPLVLLGGGILVFPTLVYDRFIWQYLWGPVVADAAGQPVTHEGVRAVQGYNAVNTVIYLAAVVYSLPGLRAYLDQLDVTFDARLAYGFAPIIIAGGAMRALEDLGLLGDYAVWFITPSIYIVVTAVTILALGVGALLRDQNIGSIPLTVGLVGSVWAVGAVWWAVWHGLSTSTPLRLWVPVATTGIALGVTALYYWGASFVNITHLRHPLILLAVFGQLWDAAQNLIGVTFLGYSPKLVVTNLVYQATGFSGSTFVLKLVVTVGIVWYLADAKEEMNHTWWWLMTFFIGAIGLPMGVRGSLRMLLGA; the protein is encoded by the coding sequence GTGAGTACTGTCACCCGCCGCGTCGAGACTGTCCTTCCGGAGACCGGCTCACGCGAGTGGTGGGCGCTGTACCTGCTGGCCCCGCTCGTCCTCCTCGGTGGGGGCATCCTCGTGTTTCCGACGTTGGTCTACGACCGGTTCATCTGGCAGTATCTCTGGGGACCAGTCGTCGCCGATGCGGCCGGTCAGCCAGTCACGCACGAGGGGGTTCGTGCTGTCCAGGGCTACAACGCGGTGAACACGGTAATCTACCTCGCGGCAGTCGTATACAGCCTCCCCGGACTACGTGCGTATCTCGACCAACTCGACGTCACGTTCGACGCACGACTGGCCTACGGGTTCGCTCCGATCATCATCGCAGGTGGGGCGATGCGCGCCCTCGAGGATCTCGGGCTGCTCGGGGACTACGCGGTGTGGTTCATCACGCCATCGATTTACATCGTCGTCACCGCTGTCACCATCCTCGCGCTCGGTGTCGGTGCACTCTTGCGTGACCAAAATATCGGATCTATCCCGCTAACAGTCGGGCTCGTCGGGTCGGTGTGGGCTGTCGGGGCCGTCTGGTGGGCTGTTTGGCACGGCCTCTCGACATCGACCCCACTCCGCCTATGGGTTCCTGTCGCGACGACGGGGATAGCGCTCGGCGTAACCGCACTCTACTACTGGGGCGCGAGTTTCGTCAATATCACACACCTTCGACACCCGCTAATTCTGCTGGCCGTTTTCGGCCAGTTGTGGGACGCTGCGCAGAATCTCATCGGTGTGACGTTCCTCGGCTACTCCCCAAAGCTGGTCGTGACGAATCTCGTGTACCAGGCGACTGGATTCTCCGGATCGACGTTCGTGCTGAAACTCGTCGTGACTGTCGGCATCGTGTGGTATCTCGCCGATGCGAAAGAGGAGATGAATCACACGTGGTGGTGGCTTATGACGTTCTTCATCGGAGCGATCGGACTCCCGATGGGCGTTCGTGGGTCACTTCGGATGCTGTTGGGAGCTTAA